The nucleotide window GAAAGCCTGGTGAGATCAATGAAAAATAGAGGAATCGCCCTTAAACTTGCACTTCTGATTCTGACCAGCATCACGGTTATATTTGCGGTTGTCTTTACCTACAATTATTTTTTTTCTCGGCAGATCATATCGGAAAATGTTGAAAAAAATGCCAGAAACCTCGCACAGTCCACTGTAAACAGAATAGATACAGTTCTTATGTCAGTAGAAAAGGTTCCCCGAAGCCTTTCCTATTTCTATGAAGACATGAATAGTGAGGGAGAAGAGCTGATCAGCCTTCTGCGCTCGGTTGTGGATAACAATCCCGAAATCTACGGCACCACTATGGCATTTGAGCCATACGCATACCAGGGAGACAGAGAAAGATATGCGCCCTATGTGTACAGGGGCGATGATGGCACAGCCATATCACATATCACATATGATTACATATTTTATGACTGGTATCAGATTCCCTGTGAGCTCAACATGCCAACCTGGTCTGAGCCCTACTTTGATGAGGGAGCAGGGAATATCATAATGGTAACCTATTCCATGCCCTTTTACAGAAACATTGACGGTAAAAGGGTTTTCACCGGCGTGGTTACTGCCGATATCTCACTTGAATGGCTTCAGAAAATCATCTCATCAATCAAGATTGGTCAAACCGGTTACGGGTTTCTGCTTTCTAAAAACGGGACCTTTGTGACCCATCCAAATCCGGATTTTGTGATGAATGAAACCATCTTCAGTGTTGCTGAGGCACTTGAAGATAATGACGTCCGTGAACTGGGAAGAAAAATGGTAAGCGGAAACAGCGGATTTTCACCCTTTACCAGTACAGTCTCAGGCAAGAAGTGCTGGATGGTCTATATGCCTCTCTCTTCCAACGGCTGGTCCCTGGCAGTGCTTTTTCCTCAGGATGAACTCATGGCCGATATTTCTCGTCTCAGCCACACAGTGCTCCTTATAAGCATTCTTGGTTTTTTTATAATCCTTATTGTTACCATATGGATCGCCAGGACAATTACCAGCCCCCTCAGGGCACTCTCCAGGGCAACCGAGGAGATAGCAGCCGGGCACTTGGATATAGAAATCCCCTTTATTAAATCCAGGGATGAGGTTGGAAGACTCGCCGATTCCTTTACATATATGAAGACTTCTCTTAAAAAATATATTCTTGAACTGACTGAGGCTACTGCCGCGAGGGAAAGGATTGAGGGTGAGCTTCAGGTAGCCCATGACATTCAGATGGGTATACTGCCTAAAAAATTTCCCCCGTTTCCCGAAAGAACTGAATTTGATCTATACGCCATACTTGAACCGGCAAAGGAGGTCGGAGGAGACCTGTACGATTTTTTCCTGATGGATGAAGATCATCTGTGTTTCACGGTAGGTGATGTCTCCGGCAAGGGGGTTCCTGCGGCAATCTTTATGGCCATCACTAAAACCCTTATAAAAAGCAAGGCAACTCAGGGGCTCTTTCCGAACAAGATTTTAAAAAGCGTCAATGAAGACCTGTCTTTAGATAACCCTTCATTGATGTTCGTTACCCTGTTTCTCGGAATACTCGACCTGAAGAGCGGAGAACTTGAATACTGCAACGGAGGGCATAATCCACCCTATCTGATGAAAGCGGACGGAGGGTTGGAGCCTCTGGCCACAACACACGGAATGGCGCTTGGGGTTATGGAAGATTTTTTGTATAAATCCAACCGAATTCAGCTTCAAAGGGGAGACAGGCTGTTTTTGTATACAGACGGTGTTACAGAGGCTGCGAACAAGGATGATGAACTCTTTTCAGAGACTCGTCTTGAAAAAGATCTTAGAAGTTTAAATAACTGCTCACTTACGAAGACAGTAAACAGTGTCCTTGATCATGTTAAAGACTTCTCTCAGGGCCTTCCTCAGACCGATGATATCACCATGATGATAATAAATTACTCAGGGCAGTAATTTTCTTCAGGTGAACCACAGTCTCGGAATATTAACCCAAGTTCGACAAGAAAAATAAGAAGCTGCAATAAAAACAGCATGTTAGGTAAAATCAGACCAAATTTTCCCCACTACATTTTTCAGTAGTTGGTTTTTTGAGTGGTATTTTGATCATGATACGATCCATGGGCTGCTGTTTTACCTTCAGACTTTTGTAAATGGCCACCTGGTTCATTATCGGCACTGTGCTGTTTCTGATATTTACAGTAGAACCATCATCGGTCTTAAACATGGTCGTAACCCTTACATGAGTAGACAGTATATTTCTGATGCTCTGCCAGTTATATTGGATACCATCCTGACGCAACTGACGTAAAACCCCGGCAAGAAAATGATAGGCCATCACAGAAACGAAGATATGCTCTGATCTAAGTTTTTTACCTTTTCTAAAATAACACATACCTGTGTATATTCCACGCCAATCCTGATTACGGGGAATACACATACCTGTGGGTTTCTGAAAATAGAGTAAAATATATAGGCTGACACTGGCCTGCTTCCGGTCTTCGTTTTATCTGCCGGGGACTGTAACCGTTTGCTCCTTTTTCAGTGTCTGGTAATGTGGTCTCAGTGAGAACACTGTTTTTGATGCGCTGCGGTAACTTTCAAAGCTGACGTACCGCATTTTTTTATATCGTAGTCTTTGAAGCTAGAGGAACAAATCAGAGAACCCAACACAGGGCGTCATTCCCGAGGAGCGGGTTATTGATCCTGCTCTATCGTAGGGTTCATATCACTGTCATTCCCTCGAAGGAGGGAATCCATTTTTCTTCTCAAACCACCCTTGACTTTATACGTCCTTTTAAGAAAAAAATATCTACATAATTTCTTTCGCAGTTTATACCAGTAAGACATAAAAGCATAGACGTTTGTACTTAGGATGTCACCTGGTCCATTCTTCCTGATATCGACTAAGATCCAATATCCATATGAACTAAACTGTTACGTATGCACACTTTGATCAATCGTTTCAACAATCCACTGGTTCAGGCTTTTTCCCTCTGCGGAGGCAAGTGAGGCTATTTCAGCATGCAGTTCAGGTGGAATGCGTAAGTTAAATTTTCCAGAAAATTCTTTATATGGTTCAATGCCTTTTTCTTTGCATGCCTCCAGGAAAACATTTAAAGATTTCTTGAATTCCTGACGCAATTCATCGGGTGTTTTTCCATAAAAATCCGCCCCGCCATTGAGACCAAGTATTTCTCCCCGAAACATATCTATATCGGGGTCATATTCTATTTTTGCTTTATGTCCTTTAAAAGTCATTATATTCATGATGTAACTCCATGCATTTCCAACCATTTACGAATGCTTATAACTGCACCTTTATCAGTGTCTGGTGTAGGATGCGGCCTATGAAATATTCTTACTTCATTAAACAAAAACACTGCAACTCTGGACCCTTCACGTTCACTTACCTCAGCGCCAAGCGCTATAAATAATTTTTCAATATCAACCCATTTAATATTACCGCTAACAGGCCTGTTAAAAATAAGTTCCAGTGTTTTTTGATGCTTTGGCTTCATGTGTTGAATAGTACCAAATCATGGTACTTTGTCAATAAATTTTCATGGCATATTGATGCAGGTTAAAAGAGATAACCTTTACATAAACTTAACATGAAATATAAAAGGCAATTAAGATTAATACCTTAACTGCCTTGATATTAGTGCATCCTGTTTGTTTTTTGTTTATCATGGATTGTAGCGCTCTCTTCGTCTAAGCCGGTGTTAACAAAAGGTTAACACTATGAGCAATATGCCGTTGAACTTATGGAATTCAGCATCAGACCTTCAGCCTGTAACTTTCCAGAATCTTCTTTCGCTCCTTCCAGTCCGGCATACATGAATATAAAAAGGCATAGAAAAACCTGGAATGGTTTAGATACCGCAGATGACACAGCTCATGCATTATAATGTATTCGATGCAGACCTCGGGCAGGTAGATAAGCCTGAGGTTTAATGTGATTATACCTGCCCTTGTGCAACTGCCCCACCTGTTTTTCATGTTCCGTATCTTAAGCATGGGGGTGCGAAGGTCATGATCAGACATGATGGCAAGGCCTTTATCAAGATATTCCCTGAACACCTTTTCCGCCTGATCCCGGTACCATTTATCAACCACCCTCTTCACGCTGTCAGCATCTGAAGTTTTTGTCTGGACAACAAGCTCTCCATCCAACAGTATGACCTGAACCCTTTTGGCAGTTGCTACATTGAGCGTATATTCCTTTCCAAGGTATGATGTTTTTTTACCTGAAATGTATTCACTGGGTAAAGGCAGCATCTGGCGGTTTTGAAGCTTCAGGATGGTTTTAATGATCCATGGGGTTTTTTCCTTTACCACCTCACTGATATAGGAATTGGATGCGCGAAGGGGTGCGGTGATCCTTACCTGCTGGTCAGCGTCAACAGTAATACGCAGGTTTTTGCATGACTTCCTGTAAAGGGTGCAATGGATATCACGATCGATATCCCTGATAATATATTCCGCTTTTAAAACCCTTTTAGCCATTGATATTTCCTTAAAAACTGGGCACTATTAATACCCTTGACACATAACATCACCTGTGACATTTACAAATGAAACTGTCATTCAGGAATCTATTTTAAAAACCGTTTAAAAACAAGGCACTATGTGTCAGATTTTTTGCGAAAAGGAATAATATGAAAAAAAGTCTTTTATACCACCCATTTAAAATCAGGAATATTGAGATAAAAAATCGTGTAATTATGGCACCTGGCGCAAACCTCCTTTGCAGTGACACGGGTGTTATGACCCAGGAGGGGCTTGAGTGGGCAAAGGCAAGGGCAAAGGGCGGCCTTGGTGTCGTGGGCGTGGGGCAGAGCATGGTCAACCCGACTCCTCCAGCCATGTCCGGGTTTGTTATTGACCTCACCACTGATAAATCCATAAACGGCATGTTCAGGATGACTGAGATGATCAGGCAGATGGGTGCAAAATCTACCATAGAACTGGTCTACATGGATTTTGGCGATGTGAACAAACCAGATAATGAGATGAGTGAGGAAGATCTCTCAAAGATACGAACAGAGGACTCCACTGGTATTAATGACAAGCTTGCAAACAAGATGCCCGCAGACCTTACTCTTCAGCAGATACACAAGATAGTCGGCTATTATGTTGATGCTGCTGTCAGGTGTAAAAGGGCAGGTTTTGATATGGTGCTTGTACATGGGGCGCATGGCATGTTCATAAGTGATTTTTTGTCACCTGTGCGTAACAGACGCACTGACGAGTATGGCGGCTCATTTGAAAACAGGTGCAGGATCGTTGATGATATACTGACCGGCATTAGGGAGGCCGTGGGGCCGGACATGGCCATTGAATACCGCCTGAGCGCAGAGGAAAAGAAAAAGGATGGCCTTACCTTAAATGACCAGCTTGCCTTTGCGAAACATATACAGGATAAGATTGATATACTCTATGTCTCCACCGGTGTTATGGAAAATGATGAGACAGCTACCTTTATTTTCCCGCCTGCCTATTATGAGCGGGGTGTTAATGTCCATTATGCAAAACATTTCAAGGATGCCCTTAAGATACCTGTAGGCACTGTGGGTGGAATAGATATGGCGCTTGCAGAGCGGATCGTGGATGAAGGAAAGGCGGATGTGGTCACCATGTTAAGGGCGACCATTGCTGACCCGCACCTTGTTAACAAGGCAAGGCTGGGTAAATTCGATGAGATACGCCCCTGCGTGAGGTGTAACACCTGCATAAACCAGCCCCATTACTTTTTCCTGCCGGTCAGGTGTGCTGTAAACCCTGAGGCAGGCAGGGAATGTGATGTGCTAAGGATACCCTACCCCAGAAAATCAAAAAATATTGTGGTGATAGGGGGCGGGCCGAGCGGCATGCAGGCAGCGCGTACCGCTGCCCAAAGGGGGCACAACGTAACCCTTTATGAAAAAAATGCTGAGCTTGGCGGTATGCTGAATATTGCAGCCGCAGGAAAATTAAAGACAGATTTAAGGGCATACCTGAACTGGGCAGTCAGAGAAACTCTGAAAAACCCTGACATAACACTGAGACTGGGCGCTGCTGCAACATATGATGATATCAGGGCACTTAACCCCGACGCTGTAATTGTATCAGTAGGGGCAACCCCGCTGATACCGCCTATCCAGGGGATCAATGGAAAAAATTCTGTATGGGCAGGTGATGTGGAGTCAGGCAGGGTAAGTGTCGGCAAAAGGGTCATAATAGCTGGTGGCGGTCTGACCGGGCTTGAAACAGCCCTCTCACTCGCTAGAGAGGGTAAAGAGGTTACCATTATAGAGATGATGCCCTTTGAAAGGGTGATCATGTCCGCACCTGTGGTTAATATGGTTGCACTCTCCATGCTGATAAGGGAACAGGGAATAAACTACATGGCAGAGACAAGACTTATTGAGGTAAGAGAAAACAGGATCAGGGTTGAAGGCCCGGACAAAAAGGAAACCTGGATGGAGTGCGACACCCTTGTGCATGCCCTTGGCATGAAACCTGACAGGGCAGGGGCCTTGTTATTTGGAGATACAGCCGATGAGGTGTATTACACAGGCGACTGTGCTGTTGCACGGGGCAACCTCTGGACTGCCACATCGTCTGCTCATCACATTGCCCTTGAGATTTAAAAAATCCGCCCCGGCTTCAGACATCGGGGCGGATTACCTTGAAACAACCTTATTTGCCAGC belongs to Desulfatiglans sp. and includes:
- a CDS encoding type II toxin-antitoxin system HicA family toxin codes for the protein MKPKHQKTLELIFNRPVSGNIKWVDIEKLFIALGAEVSEREGSRVAVFLFNEVRIFHRPHPTPDTDKGAVISIRKWLEMHGVTS
- a CDS encoding SpoIIE family protein phosphatase → MKNRGIALKLALLILTSITVIFAVVFTYNYFFSRQIISENVEKNARNLAQSTVNRIDTVLMSVEKVPRSLSYFYEDMNSEGEELISLLRSVVDNNPEIYGTTMAFEPYAYQGDRERYAPYVYRGDDGTAISHITYDYIFYDWYQIPCELNMPTWSEPYFDEGAGNIIMVTYSMPFYRNIDGKRVFTGVVTADISLEWLQKIISSIKIGQTGYGFLLSKNGTFVTHPNPDFVMNETIFSVAEALEDNDVRELGRKMVSGNSGFSPFTSTVSGKKCWMVYMPLSSNGWSLAVLFPQDELMADISRLSHTVLLISILGFFIILIVTIWIARTITSPLRALSRATEEIAAGHLDIEIPFIKSRDEVGRLADSFTYMKTSLKKYILELTEATAARERIEGELQVAHDIQMGILPKKFPPFPERTEFDLYAILEPAKEVGGDLYDFFLMDEDHLCFTVGDVSGKGVPAAIFMAITKTLIKSKATQGLFPNKILKSVNEDLSLDNPSLMFVTLFLGILDLKSGELEYCNGGHNPPYLMKADGGLEPLATTHGMALGVMEDFLYKSNRIQLQRGDRLFLYTDGVTEAANKDDELFSETRLEKDLRSLNNCSLTKTVNSVLDHVKDFSQGLPQTDDITMMIINYSGQ
- a CDS encoding type II toxin-antitoxin system HicB family antitoxin translates to MNIMTFKGHKAKIEYDPDIDMFRGEILGLNGGADFYGKTPDELRQEFKKSLNVFLEACKEKGIEPYKEFSGKFNLRIPPELHAEIASLASAEGKSLNQWIVETIDQSVHT
- a CDS encoding FAD-dependent oxidoreductase produces the protein MKKSLLYHPFKIRNIEIKNRVIMAPGANLLCSDTGVMTQEGLEWAKARAKGGLGVVGVGQSMVNPTPPAMSGFVIDLTTDKSINGMFRMTEMIRQMGAKSTIELVYMDFGDVNKPDNEMSEEDLSKIRTEDSTGINDKLANKMPADLTLQQIHKIVGYYVDAAVRCKRAGFDMVLVHGAHGMFISDFLSPVRNRRTDEYGGSFENRCRIVDDILTGIREAVGPDMAIEYRLSAEEKKKDGLTLNDQLAFAKHIQDKIDILYVSTGVMENDETATFIFPPAYYERGVNVHYAKHFKDALKIPVGTVGGIDMALAERIVDEGKADVVTMLRATIADPHLVNKARLGKFDEIRPCVRCNTCINQPHYFFLPVRCAVNPEAGRECDVLRIPYPRKSKNIVVIGGGPSGMQAARTAAQRGHNVTLYEKNAELGGMLNIAAAGKLKTDLRAYLNWAVRETLKNPDITLRLGAAATYDDIRALNPDAVIVSVGATPLIPPIQGINGKNSVWAGDVESGRVSVGKRVIIAGGGLTGLETALSLAREGKEVTIIEMMPFERVIMSAPVVNMVALSMLIREQGINYMAETRLIEVRENRIRVEGPDKKETWMECDTLVHALGMKPDRAGALLFGDTADEVYYTGDCAVARGNLWTATSSAHHIALEI
- a CDS encoding M48 family metallopeptidase; this encodes MAKRVLKAEYIIRDIDRDIHCTLYRKSCKNLRITVDADQQVRITAPLRASNSYISEVVKEKTPWIIKTILKLQNRQMLPLPSEYISGKKTSYLGKEYTLNVATAKRVQVILLDGELVVQTKTSDADSVKRVVDKWYRDQAEKVFREYLDKGLAIMSDHDLRTPMLKIRNMKNRWGSCTRAGIITLNLRLIYLPEVCIEYIIMHELCHLRYLNHSRFFYAFLYSCMPDWKERKKILESYRLKV